A genomic window from Winogradskyella sp. J14-2 includes:
- a CDS encoding class I SAM-dependent methyltransferase, which yields MLTKSVKSQLRGVIFRHLDGIATATSAFALHKKSVLDYILEKKAIDLKLLSDVFDANEGYLNVALRVLCAQGWLKQDLNNKDNTITYTTNEKSETAFQLVYLYEDAVNLLRYSDRFATEKMISTDAFIALERIFKKFENNFGLDISDETSIEYQIYKHIEGTIAGPIIVLLGVNGLFHKYFMEASFTAEEYHKDPESFKKILDFFSHLGWFKKKRDTYQFTDKGLFFAKRASAYGVTVSYLPTFLQLDELIFGNPLVLKTDSPNDTEKHVHREMNVWGSGGAHATYFKVIDKVIIDLFNRPIDLQPKGILDMGCGNGAFIEHIFNIIEQQTLRGKLLDDHPLFLVGADFNKAALKVTRANLIAADIWAKVIWGDIGRPDLLASDLKEDYNIDLKDLLNVRTFLDHNRIWEAPNNNYDFISTSTGAYASAGNRLNNNDVEASLLEHLTKWKPYVDKFGLLIIELHTIDPSLTAKNIGKTAATAYDATHGYSDQYILEVDVFRNIAEKAGLTPDDMHFAKFPDSELATVSINLLKGKN from the coding sequence ATGCTAACAAAGTCAGTTAAATCCCAACTAAGAGGCGTCATATTTCGTCATTTAGATGGTATAGCAACCGCAACTTCCGCATTTGCCCTACATAAAAAATCAGTATTAGATTATATTTTAGAAAAAAAAGCCATTGACCTAAAATTACTATCTGATGTATTTGATGCCAACGAAGGATATCTAAATGTAGCACTTAGAGTTTTGTGCGCTCAGGGCTGGCTTAAGCAAGACCTTAATAATAAAGACAATACAATAACATACACTACCAATGAAAAGTCTGAAACTGCATTTCAATTAGTATATCTTTATGAAGATGCTGTAAACCTATTACGCTATTCTGATAGATTTGCAACTGAAAAAATGATAAGTACAGATGCGTTTATTGCATTAGAACGCATTTTTAAAAAGTTTGAAAACAACTTTGGTCTTGACATTTCGGATGAGACTTCAATAGAATACCAAATCTACAAACATATTGAAGGCACAATTGCAGGACCTATTATTGTTTTGCTAGGTGTTAATGGGTTGTTTCACAAGTATTTTATGGAAGCCTCTTTTACAGCTGAAGAATACCATAAAGATCCTGAAAGTTTTAAAAAAATCCTCGATTTCTTTTCGCATTTAGGATGGTTTAAAAAGAAACGAGATACGTATCAATTTACAGACAAAGGCCTCTTTTTTGCAAAACGTGCCAGCGCTTATGGTGTAACCGTATCGTATTTACCAACATTTTTACAACTAGACGAACTTATTTTTGGTAATCCATTAGTACTTAAAACAGACTCGCCAAATGATACTGAAAAACACGTACATCGCGAAATGAATGTTTGGGGAAGTGGTGGTGCTCATGCCACGTACTTCAAAGTTATAGATAAGGTGATCATCGATTTGTTTAACAGACCTATTGACCTTCAACCAAAAGGTATTTTAGATATGGGTTGTGGTAATGGTGCTTTTATAGAGCATATTTTTAATATTATTGAGCAACAAACTCTTCGTGGTAAACTATTAGACGACCATCCATTGTTTTTGGTTGGTGCTGATTTTAACAAAGCCGCTTTAAAGGTTACCAGAGCCAACCTCATTGCTGCCGATATTTGGGCCAAGGTAATTTGGGGAGACATTGGCAGACCAGATCTTTTAGCTTCAGATTTAAAAGAAGATTATAATATAGATCTCAAAGATTTACTCAATGTTAGAACCTTCTTAGACCACAATCGTATTTGGGAAGCACCAAACAACAACTATGATTTTATTAGCACATCAACAGGTGCATATGCCAGTGCTGGTAATCGATTAAACAATAATGATGTAGAAGCCTCACTATTAGAACATTTAACTAAATGGAAGCCTTATGTTGATAAATTTGGCTTATTAATCATAGAATTACACACCATTGATCCTTCTCTAACAGCTAAAAATATTGGTAAAACTGCTGCTACAGCCTATGATGCCACTCATGGTTACAGTGATCAATACATTTTAGAAGTTGATGTGTTTAGAAACATCGCAGAAAAAGCTGGTTTAACACCAGATGACATGCACTTTGCTAAATTTCCTGATAGTGAATTGGCAACTGTAAGTATTAATTTATTAAAAGGAAAAAATTAA
- a CDS encoding thiamine pyrophosphate-dependent enzyme: MKTNPKTKTEITFQDFKAEVIKDYKLAVTSRECSLLGRREVLTGKAKFGIFGDGKEVPQIAWAKAFENGDFRSGYYRDQTFMMAIGELTIEQFFAGLYANTDLSEEPMSAGRQMGGHFATHSLDENGNWKNLTKQKNSSADISPTAGQMPRLLGLAQASKIYRNVEGIDTTNFSKEGNEIAWGTIGNASTSEGLFFETINAAGVLQVPMVISIWDDEYGISVHAKHQTTKENISEILKGFQRDKNNNGYEIFRVNGWNYAELIDTYQRAAKVARKEHVPVMIHVQELTQPQGHSTSGSHERYKNEERLAWEAEYDCNAQMRQWMIANNIATNEELSVIEKDIKKAVRDGKKAAWAAFINPMKAEKTEVVSLLESLEKSSANGVFISKLKNDLNAIDEPIRKDILSTARKALRYVISETSNEKIALQDWINNYINKIQPKYSSHLYSESKLKAEYQPGVLPTYNADATEVDGRVILRDNFEAIFKKYPEALVFGEDAGHIGDVNQGLEGLQEKFGELRVSDTGIREATILGQGIGMAMRGLRPIAEIQYLDYILYALQIMSDDLATVQYRTKGRQKAPLIVRTRGHRLEGIWHSGSQMGGILNLIRGIHVLVPRNMTKAAGFYNTLLESDEPALIAECLNGYRLKEKMPSNIGEFKTPIGVVETIKEGEDITLVSYGSTLRLVEQAAKELLEVGIDAEIIDVQSLLPFDLNHDIVKSIAKTNRVMVIDEDVKGGASAYILDQILNEQNAYQYLDSQPKTLAAKPHRPAYGTDGDYFSKPSVEDIFEAVYGVMHESNPANYPKLR; the protein is encoded by the coding sequence AAATTTGGAATTTTTGGTGATGGTAAAGAAGTACCGCAAATTGCATGGGCAAAAGCGTTTGAAAATGGTGATTTTAGATCTGGTTACTATAGAGACCAAACCTTTATGATGGCTATTGGAGAATTAACGATAGAGCAATTCTTTGCTGGTTTATATGCTAATACAGATTTGAGCGAGGAGCCAATGTCTGCTGGTCGTCAGATGGGAGGACATTTTGCCACACATAGTTTAGATGAAAATGGGAATTGGAAGAATTTAACAAAACAAAAGAATTCTAGCGCAGACATCTCTCCTACAGCAGGACAAATGCCAAGATTATTAGGCTTAGCACAGGCTTCTAAAATTTATAGAAATGTCGAAGGTATAGACACAACTAACTTTTCTAAAGAAGGAAATGAAATTGCCTGGGGAACCATAGGAAACGCCAGTACAAGTGAAGGTCTATTTTTTGAAACTATTAATGCTGCAGGAGTACTACAAGTACCGATGGTTATTAGTATTTGGGATGACGAATACGGTATCTCAGTGCATGCAAAACACCAAACCACTAAAGAAAATATCTCAGAAATCTTAAAAGGTTTTCAACGTGATAAAAACAACAATGGTTATGAAATATTTAGAGTTAATGGCTGGAACTATGCTGAGTTGATTGATACTTACCAACGCGCTGCTAAAGTGGCCAGAAAAGAGCACGTTCCGGTAATGATACACGTACAAGAATTAACACAACCACAAGGTCATTCTACATCAGGCTCTCATGAGCGTTATAAAAACGAAGAACGTTTAGCATGGGAAGCTGAGTACGATTGTAACGCTCAGATGCGTCAATGGATGATTGCCAATAATATTGCCACAAACGAGGAGCTTTCTGTTATTGAAAAAGACATTAAAAAAGCTGTAAGAGATGGCAAAAAAGCGGCTTGGGCAGCCTTCATAAATCCAATGAAGGCTGAAAAAACTGAGGTTGTTTCATTATTAGAATCTTTAGAAAAATCGAGTGCTAACGGTGTCTTTATATCAAAATTAAAGAATGATTTAAATGCTATTGACGAGCCTATTCGTAAAGATATTTTATCAACAGCACGTAAAGCATTACGTTACGTTATTTCAGAAACATCCAATGAGAAAATTGCACTCCAAGATTGGATAAATAATTATATCAATAAGATTCAACCTAAATATAGTTCTCATTTATATAGTGAGTCTAAATTAAAAGCTGAGTATCAACCAGGAGTATTACCTACTTACAATGCCGATGCTACAGAAGTTGATGGACGGGTTATTCTAAGAGATAATTTTGAAGCCATTTTCAAAAAATATCCAGAGGCATTAGTATTTGGTGAAGATGCAGGACACATTGGTGATGTTAACCAGGGTTTAGAAGGCTTACAAGAAAAGTTCGGTGAACTTAGAGTTTCTGATACTGGTATACGAGAAGCTACAATTTTAGGTCAAGGTATCGGTATGGCCATGAGAGGTCTAAGACCAATTGCTGAGATTCAGTATTTAGATTACATTTTGTATGCGCTACAAATAATGAGTGATGATTTGGCAACTGTACAATACAGAACAAAAGGTCGTCAAAAAGCACCATTAATAGTAAGAACGCGTGGGCACAGGTTAGAAGGTATTTGGCACTCTGGCTCTCAAATGGGTGGAATTCTTAACCTAATTAGAGGTATTCATGTTTTAGTACCTCGTAATATGACTAAAGCTGCAGGATTTTACAACACACTTTTAGAAAGTGATGAACCTGCGCTTATCGCAGAATGCCTTAACGGTTACCGTCTAAAAGAAAAAATGCCAAGTAATATTGGTGAGTTTAAAACACCTATTGGAGTTGTAGAAACTATCAAGGAAGGTGAAGATATTACACTTGTGTCATATGGTTCTACACTGCGCTTAGTGGAGCAGGCAGCAAAAGAATTACTAGAGGTTGGTATTGATGCTGAAATCATAGATGTACAATCTTTATTGCCGTTTGATTTAAATCATGACATCGTTAAGAGTATTGCAAAAACTAATCGTGTTATGGTTATTGATGAAGATGTAAAAGGCGGTGCCTCGGCCTATATATTAGATCAAATCTTAAATGAACAAAACGCATATCAATATTTAGACAGCCAACCAAAAACATTAGCTGCTAAACCACACAGACCTGCCTATGGTACAGATGGAGATTATTTCTCTAAACCTTCTGTAGAGGATATTTTTGAAGCGGTTTATGGTGTAATGCATGAGTCAAATCCTGCGAATTATCCTAAATTGAGATAG